A single window of Pectobacterium parmentieri DNA harbors:
- the tcdA gene encoding tRNA cyclic N6-threonylcarbamoyladenosine(37) synthase TcdA, translating to MNTQLSEAYLQRFGGTARLYGQQALALFSQAHVCVIGIGGVGSWAAEALARTGIGAITLIDMDDVCVSNTNRQIHALRQHTGQSKTEVMAERILAINPECHVICVDDFISAENVAELLDQNFSYVIDAIDSVRPKAALLSYCRRYKIPVVTTGGAGGQIDPTRIEVVDLAKTIQDPLAAKLRERLKHDFNVVKNSKGKLGIDCVFSSEPLVYPQPDGSVCASRSTADGAMRMDCASGFGAATMVTATFGFVAVSHALKKMIAKRGRSSAAQK from the coding sequence ATGAATACGCAATTATCCGAAGCCTATTTGCAACGCTTCGGCGGCACCGCCCGGCTATATGGTCAACAGGCGCTGGCGCTGTTTTCTCAAGCTCACGTTTGTGTGATTGGTATTGGTGGCGTTGGTTCCTGGGCGGCTGAGGCGCTGGCGCGTACCGGCATCGGTGCGATTACGCTGATTGACATGGATGATGTGTGCGTCAGTAATACCAACCGCCAGATTCATGCATTGCGTCAACATACCGGACAGTCGAAGACGGAAGTGATGGCGGAACGCATTCTGGCGATCAACCCGGAATGCCACGTCATCTGCGTGGATGATTTCATTAGTGCGGAAAACGTGGCGGAACTGCTCGACCAAAATTTTAGCTATGTGATTGACGCCATTGATAGTGTGCGCCCGAAGGCTGCGCTGCTCTCCTACTGTCGTCGCTATAAGATCCCGGTCGTGACAACCGGCGGTGCGGGGGGGCAGATCGATCCGACCCGGATTGAGGTTGTCGATCTAGCCAAAACGATTCAGGACCCGTTAGCGGCCAAGCTGCGTGAACGGCTAAAGCACGATTTTAACGTGGTGAAAAACAGCAAAGGAAAGCTGGGTATCGATTGTGTGTTTTCCAGTGAACCGCTGGTTTATCCGCAGCCCGACGGTTCCGTCTGTGCGTCTCGCAGTACGGCAGATGGTGCAATGCGCATGGACTGTGCGTCAGGCTTTGGCGCGGCGACGATGGTCACCGCAACCTTTGGGTTTGTTGCGGTATCTCATGCGCTGAAGAAGATGATAGCGAAAAGGGGAAGATCGTCTGCGGCGCAGAAATAG
- the csdE gene encoding cysteine desulfurase sulfur acceptor subunit CsdE, with translation MTAPTDTTHPFGHHISAAELLMRFDTCRSWEDRYRQLILLAKALPALPDALKTEGISLSGCENRVWLGYQRQEDGRLHFYGDSDGRIVRGLLAVLLTAAEGKTPETLLQHDPLTLFDMLGLRAQLSASRSSGLAALAARIKDIAEREAASK, from the coding sequence ATGACTGCACCAACCGACACCACACATCCTTTTGGCCACCACATCTCCGCTGCCGAGCTGCTCATGCGCTTCGATACCTGCCGCTCATGGGAAGATCGCTATCGACAGCTCATTTTGCTGGCAAAAGCGCTGCCAGCGCTGCCCGATGCACTAAAAACCGAGGGTATTTCGTTATCCGGTTGTGAAAATCGCGTCTGGCTGGGTTATCAACGCCAAGAGGACGGCAGGCTACATTTTTACGGCGACAGCGACGGGCGCATTGTGCGGGGATTACTGGCAGTATTGTTAACCGCCGCTGAGGGAAAAACGCCAGAAACGCTATTACAACACGATCCGCTGACGCTGTTTGATATGTTGGGGTTACGTGCTCAGCTCAGCGCTTCGCGTTCAAGCGGGCTAGCGGCGCTGGCCGCCAGAATCAAGGACATTGCCGAACGAGAAGCGGCGAGCAAGTAG
- the csdA gene encoding cysteine desulfurase CsdA has translation MTPFNPATFRQQFPALQHSTVYIDSAATALKPQAVIDAVQQFYCSESGTVHRSQHHGAQALTQRFEGAREQVAALLHAGDPRSIVWTRGTTEAINLVAQSYARPRLQPGDEIIVSEAEHHANLIPWLMVAQQTGANVVKLPIGTDLLPDIEQLTTLITPKTRLLALGQMSNVTGGQPDLVRAITLAHRYGTVVVVDGAQGVVHSPPNVQELDIDFYAFSGHKLYAPTGIGVLYGKTSLLESMMPWQGGGKMMTQVSFDGFLPQAIPQRFEAGTPHIAGVLGLSAALDWLTTLDWRAAEQHSQQLAELAETHLAQFPGFRSFRNPHSSVLSFDIADVHHSDLVTLLAESGIALRAGHHCAQPLMDALGVSGTLRASFAPYNNQQDVAALIAAVGNALELLID, from the coding sequence ATGACACCGTTTAACCCTGCTACTTTTCGCCAACAGTTCCCCGCACTCCAACATTCGACGGTGTATATTGATAGCGCCGCGACCGCGCTGAAACCGCAGGCCGTCATTGATGCGGTGCAGCAGTTCTATTGCAGCGAGAGTGGTACGGTGCATCGCAGCCAGCATCACGGCGCGCAGGCGCTGACCCAGCGTTTTGAAGGCGCTCGTGAGCAAGTTGCGGCCTTGCTCCATGCAGGCGATCCGCGTTCGATTGTCTGGACCAGAGGTACAACGGAAGCGATCAATCTGGTCGCACAGAGCTATGCCCGCCCTCGCCTTCAGCCGGGCGACGAGATCATCGTTAGCGAAGCGGAGCATCACGCTAACCTTATCCCATGGCTCATGGTGGCACAGCAAACCGGCGCGAACGTGGTGAAGTTACCGATTGGCACGGACTTATTACCGGATATTGAACAGCTAACTACGCTGATCACGCCAAAAACCCGCCTGTTGGCGCTGGGCCAGATGTCAAACGTAACGGGTGGTCAGCCCGATCTGGTTCGCGCAATTACGTTGGCTCATCGCTATGGCACGGTCGTAGTGGTTGACGGTGCACAGGGTGTCGTCCACTCTCCACCCAACGTGCAGGAACTGGATATTGATTTCTACGCGTTTTCCGGGCACAAGCTTTATGCCCCCACTGGAATCGGCGTGCTGTACGGCAAAACCTCCTTGCTGGAAAGCATGATGCCGTGGCAAGGCGGCGGGAAGATGATGACGCAAGTGTCCTTTGACGGCTTCCTGCCACAGGCGATTCCGCAGCGATTTGAAGCGGGAACGCCGCACATTGCTGGCGTGCTCGGTCTGTCTGCGGCCTTAGACTGGCTAACCACGCTGGATTGGCGCGCCGCAGAGCAGCACAGTCAGCAGTTGGCAGAGCTTGCCGAAACGCATCTGGCGCAGTTTCCCGGCTTTCGCAGTTTCCGTAACCCGCATTCCAGCGTGTTGTCCTTTGACATAGCCGATGTACACCACAGCGATCTGGTGACACTACTCGCCGAAAGCGGCATCGCACTGCGTGCCGGACACCACTGCGCACAGCCGCTCATGGACGCGCTCGGCGTCAGCGGCACGCTCCGCGCTTCGTTTGCCCCGTATAATAACCAACAAGATGTTGCTGCGCTTATCGCTGCGGTGGGCAACGCCCTTGAATTATTGATCGACTAA
- a CDS encoding YgdI/YgdR family lipoprotein, with product MKNKISIFAAIVMAFSLAACSSNYVMHTNDGRTIVAEGKPKVDDETGMISYTDAYGQQQQINRDNVKEMAKGK from the coding sequence ATGAAGAATAAAATTTCTATTTTTGCCGCCATCGTGATGGCGTTTTCTCTGGCAGCCTGTTCGAGTAATTACGTCATGCATACTAATGATGGACGTACCATCGTGGCTGAGGGGAAACCGAAGGTTGATGATGAGACGGGTATGATCAGCTATACCGATGCTTACGGTCAGCAGCAGCAAATTAATCGTGATAATGTGAAAGAAATGGCGAAAGGAAAATAG
- a CDS encoding transcriptional regulator GcvA, whose product MSKRLPPLNALRVFDAAARHLSFTKAAEELFVTQAAVSHQIKSLEDFLGLKLFRRRNRSLLLTEEGQSYYLDIKEIFSSLNDATRKLQSRSAKGALTVSLLPSFAIHWLVPRLSSFNSDYPGIDVRIQAVDRDEDRLADDVDVAIFYGRGNWPGLRVEKLYAEYLLPVCSPVLLTGNHPLKTPDDLVAHTLLHDASRRDWLSYTRQLGVQINVQQGPIFSHSAMVLQAAIHGQGVALANNVMAQTELEAGRLVCPFNDVLVSRNAFYLVCHDSQAELGKIAAFRHWILARAASEQEKFRFRYDSGTR is encoded by the coding sequence ATGTCAAAACGTCTACCTCCGCTCAACGCATTGCGCGTTTTTGATGCGGCGGCTCGCCATTTAAGTTTTACCAAAGCGGCAGAAGAATTGTTTGTTACGCAGGCTGCCGTCAGCCACCAAATTAAATCTCTGGAAGATTTCCTAGGGCTTAAATTATTCCGCCGTCGTAATCGTTCCCTGCTACTGACGGAAGAAGGGCAAAGTTACTACCTTGATATCAAAGAGATCTTCTCATCGTTGAATGACGCGACGCGTAAGCTGCAATCCCGCAGCGCGAAAGGCGCATTAACGGTCAGCCTGCTACCCAGTTTTGCTATTCATTGGCTGGTTCCGCGTCTTTCGAGCTTTAACTCCGACTATCCGGGGATTGATGTTCGTATTCAGGCGGTAGATCGTGATGAAGATCGTCTGGCGGATGATGTGGATGTCGCGATTTTTTATGGTCGAGGAAACTGGCCGGGATTGCGGGTGGAAAAACTCTACGCTGAGTATCTCTTGCCGGTTTGCTCACCGGTATTGCTGACGGGGAATCATCCACTGAAGACACCGGATGACCTGGTGGCACACACTCTGCTGCACGATGCATCGCGCCGTGACTGGCTGTCCTATACGCGTCAGCTTGGGGTGCAGATTAATGTGCAGCAAGGGCCAATTTTCAGCCATAGCGCGATGGTGTTGCAGGCGGCGATCCACGGGCAGGGCGTGGCGCTGGCGAATAATGTGATGGCGCAGACGGAACTCGAAGCCGGGCGACTGGTGTGTCCGTTTAACGATGTGTTGGTGAGCCGGAATGCTTTTTATCTGGTATGTCATGACAGTCAGGCAGAACTGGGTAAAATAGCCGCCTTTCGCCACTGGATTCTGGCGCGGGCGGCTAGCGAGCAGGAAAAATTTCGCTTCCGCTATGACAGCGGTACCCGCTGA
- a CDS encoding DUF423 domain-containing protein, with amino-acid sequence MNSRFMLMFAAISGFIFVALGAFGSHVLSKTLGATELGWLKTGLEYQAFHTLAILALAVAMQQRTNLWFYWSSVFLALGTVLFSGSLYCLALSHLKLWVYVTPIGGACFLVGWILMLIGALRLKRKAERHE; translated from the coding sequence ATGAATAGTCGCTTCATGCTGATGTTTGCCGCTATCAGCGGGTTTATTTTTGTTGCGCTAGGCGCGTTTGGTTCCCATGTGCTCAGCAAAACGCTGGGTGCTACGGAGCTAGGGTGGTTGAAAACCGGCCTGGAGTATCAAGCATTTCACACGTTAGCGATTCTGGCGCTGGCGGTTGCGATGCAACAGCGAACCAATCTGTGGTTTTACTGGAGCAGCGTGTTTCTGGCGTTGGGAACGGTACTCTTCAGTGGAAGTTTGTACTGTCTGGCGCTTTCTCACCTGAAACTATGGGTTTATGTGACGCCGATTGGCGGAGCCTGCTTTCTGGTGGGATGGATATTAATGTTGATTGGCGCACTGCGTCTGAAGAGAAAGGCTGAACGCCATGAATAA
- the rlmM gene encoding 23S rRNA (cytidine(2498)-2'-O)-methyltransferase RlmM, producing MNKVILYCRPGFEKECAAEITEKATQHNAFGFARVKENSGYVVFECYQHEDADRLVKTLPFHELIFVRQMFVSGDLLRDLPPEDRITPIVGMLTGAIERAGELRVEVPDTNESKELMKFCRKFTVPLRAALREHNILLGYEKADRPVLHVLFIAPGCCYVGYSYSNNHSPFYMGIPRLKFPSDAPSRSTLKLEEAFHVFIPADEWDERLGSGMYAVDLGACPGGWTYQLVKRSMMVYAVDNGPMAPSLMDTGQVMHHQADGFRFEPPRNNVYWLVCDMVEKPAKVTSLMSDWLIKGWCREAIFNLKLPMKKRYEEVSQNLALLRERLSENGIHAEVHAKHLYHDREEVTVHVRRFWSAVPGRRDER from the coding sequence ATGAATAAAGTCATTTTGTATTGCCGTCCTGGGTTTGAGAAAGAGTGTGCGGCAGAGATCACCGAAAAAGCCACGCAGCACAATGCGTTCGGATTTGCGCGGGTAAAAGAAAACAGCGGTTACGTCGTATTTGAATGCTATCAGCATGAAGATGCCGACCGTCTGGTGAAAACGCTGCCGTTCCATGAGCTGATTTTTGTCCGTCAGATGTTCGTCAGCGGTGACTTGCTGCGAGACCTGCCGCCGGAAGACCGTATTACGCCGATCGTGGGGATGTTGACCGGTGCAATTGAACGCGCAGGGGAGCTGCGTGTTGAAGTCCCTGACACCAATGAAAGCAAAGAACTGATGAAGTTCTGCCGCAAATTCACCGTGCCGTTGCGTGCCGCGTTGCGCGAACACAACATTTTGCTGGGCTATGAAAAAGCAGATCGACCCGTGCTGCATGTGCTGTTTATTGCACCAGGCTGCTGTTATGTCGGTTACTCTTATAGCAATAACCATTCACCGTTTTATATGGGCATTCCACGTCTTAAGTTCCCTTCTGATGCACCAAGCCGTTCGACGCTGAAGCTGGAAGAAGCTTTTCATGTCTTTATTCCTGCGGATGAGTGGGATGAGCGTCTGGGCAGCGGCATGTATGCGGTGGATTTGGGGGCGTGCCCCGGCGGTTGGACTTATCAGTTGGTCAAACGCAGCATGATGGTTTATGCGGTAGACAACGGACCAATGGCACCGAGCCTGATGGATACCGGGCAGGTGATGCACCATCAGGCGGATGGGTTCCGTTTTGAACCACCGCGCAATAATGTGTATTGGCTGGTGTGCGACATGGTGGAAAAACCCGCTAAAGTCACGAGCCTGATGAGTGATTGGTTAATTAAAGGCTGGTGTCGTGAAGCGATATTCAACCTGAAATTGCCAATGAAGAAGCGCTACGAAGAAGTGTCGCAGAATCTGGCGTTGCTGCGTGAACGCCTCAGTGAAAATGGTATTCATGCCGAAGTGCATGCCAAGCATTTGTACCATGACCGTGAAGAAGTCACGGTGCATGTACGTCGTTTCTGGAGCGCGGTGCCCGGCCGTCGCGACGAGCGATAG
- the xni gene encoding flap endonuclease Xni yields the protein MPVHLLIVDALNLIRRIHAVQGSPCITACQHALHQLIQNSQPTHAVAVFDDDDRDTSWRHHLLPDYKAGRTPMPDNLQQELPQIKAAFSTIGVASWHSPGNEADDLAATLAVKLSSAGHQATIVSTDKGYCQLLAPHIQIRDYFQKRWLDLPFIEQEFGVSPRQLTDYWGLAGISSSKIPGVAGIGPKSAAQLLQQAGSLESLYQQLDAVPEKWRKKLEQHKEMALISRQIATLRTDLTLNGNLQQLRLPVQSSTQPNSYSRQN from the coding sequence ATGCCCGTCCATTTGCTGATTGTCGACGCGCTCAATCTGATCCGCCGCATTCATGCGGTACAAGGTTCGCCCTGTATCACAGCATGCCAACATGCGCTGCATCAACTCATACAAAATAGCCAGCCTACGCACGCGGTGGCCGTCTTTGATGATGACGATCGCGATACCAGTTGGCGTCACCACCTTTTGCCTGACTACAAGGCAGGCCGCACGCCAATGCCGGATAATCTGCAACAGGAACTCCCGCAGATTAAAGCGGCATTTTCCACCATTGGTGTAGCGAGCTGGCATAGCCCCGGTAATGAAGCCGACGATCTCGCTGCTACGCTGGCCGTCAAGCTGTCATCCGCGGGTCATCAGGCAACGATTGTGTCGACCGATAAAGGCTACTGCCAGCTACTGGCACCACATATTCAGATCAGAGATTACTTTCAAAAACGCTGGCTGGATCTGCCGTTTATCGAACAGGAATTTGGTGTTTCACCGCGGCAGTTGACAGACTACTGGGGGCTGGCAGGCATTAGCAGCAGCAAAATCCCGGGCGTTGCGGGTATCGGCCCTAAAAGTGCCGCACAGCTCTTACAACAGGCAGGAAGTCTGGAGTCGCTTTATCAGCAGTTAGATGCGGTGCCAGAAAAGTGGCGTAAGAAGTTGGAACAGCATAAAGAAATGGCGCTAATCAGTCGTCAAATTGCCACACTGCGTACCGATTTAACGCTTAATGGCAATCTGCAACAGTTGAGATTACCCGTGCAGAGTAGCACCCAGCCGAATTCTTACTCACGGCAGAATTAA
- the ppnN gene encoding nucleotide 5'-monophosphate nucleosidase PpnN, with amino-acid sequence MITHISPLGSMDLLSQLEVDMLKSTASSDLYRLFRNCSLAVLNSGSQTDNSKELLSRYEDFDINVLRRERGVKLELVNPPEDAFVDGNIIRALQANLFAVLRDILFVNGQIASAGRYQNLNLENSAHITNLVFSILRNAKALHVGEEPNMVVCWGGHSINEIEYLYARKVGSQLGLRELNICTGCGPGAMEAPMKGAAVGHAQQRYKEGRFIGMTEPSIIAAEPPNPLVNELIIMPDIEKRLEAFVRIGHGIIIFPGGVGTAEEFLYLLGIMMNPENSEQVLPIILTGPEESANYFHVLDEFIVGTLGRQARRYYSIIINDAAEVARQMKKAMPLVKESRRHTGDAYSFNWSLRIAPDLQLPFEPSHENMANLNLHPNQPAEELAAALRRAFSGIVAGNVKEVGIQAIEQRGPYKIHGDPQMMKSMDTLLQGFVAQQRMKLPGSAYIPCYEICA; translated from the coding sequence TTGATTACACATATCAGCCCATTGGGATCGATGGATTTGTTATCTCAGTTGGAAGTCGACATGCTGAAAAGCACGGCCAGCAGCGACCTCTACCGTTTGTTTCGCAACTGTTCCCTCGCCGTACTGAATTCCGGTAGCCAGACAGATAACAGCAAAGAACTGCTGTCTCGTTATGAAGACTTTGATATCAACGTGCTGCGCCGTGAACGTGGCGTCAAACTGGAACTGGTGAATCCACCGGAAGACGCTTTTGTTGATGGCAACATCATTCGAGCGTTGCAAGCTAACCTGTTCGCCGTATTGCGCGACATTCTGTTCGTCAACGGCCAAATCGCCAGCGCAGGGCGCTATCAGAATCTGAATCTGGAAAATTCTGCCCATATCACTAATTTGGTGTTTTCTATCCTGCGTAATGCCAAGGCGCTCCACGTCGGCGAAGAGCCGAACATGGTGGTCTGCTGGGGCGGCCACTCGATTAATGAGATCGAATATCTGTATGCGCGCAAGGTGGGTAGCCAACTCGGCCTGCGTGAACTGAATATCTGCACGGGCTGCGGTCCGGGCGCGATGGAAGCACCAATGAAAGGTGCCGCGGTCGGCCATGCACAGCAGCGCTACAAAGAAGGACGCTTCATCGGCATGACCGAACCGTCTATCATTGCTGCCGAACCACCAAATCCGCTGGTCAATGAACTGATCATCATGCCGGATATCGAAAAGCGTCTGGAAGCGTTTGTCCGTATCGGGCATGGCATCATTATTTTCCCTGGCGGCGTTGGAACAGCGGAAGAGTTCCTCTATTTGCTGGGCATCATGATGAACCCGGAAAACAGCGAGCAGGTGCTGCCAATAATCCTGACCGGACCAGAAGAAAGTGCCAACTATTTCCACGTGCTGGATGAATTCATTGTTGGCACGCTAGGACGTCAGGCGCGTCGCTACTACTCGATCATCATTAATGACGCCGCAGAAGTTGCCCGTCAGATGAAGAAAGCAATGCCACTGGTGAAAGAGAGCCGCCGTCACACGGGCGACGCTTACAGTTTTAACTGGTCACTGCGGATTGCACCCGATCTGCAACTGCCTTTTGAACCGAGCCACGAAAACATGGCCAATCTCAACCTGCATCCGAATCAGCCGGCTGAAGAGCTTGCTGCCGCGCTGCGTCGGGCGTTCTCAGGTATTGTGGCAGGGAATGTTAAAGAAGTCGGTATTCAGGCGATTGAGCAACGTGGGCCGTACAAAATTCATGGCGACCCGCAGATGATGAAAAGCATGGATACGCTGTTACAGGGCTTTGTCGCACAGCAGCGCATGAAGCTGCCCGGCAGTGCCTATATCCCCTGCTACGAAATCTGCGCCTAA
- the queF gene encoding NADPH-dependent 7-cyano-7-deazaguanine reductase QueF (Catalyzes the NADPH-dependent reduction of 7-cyano-7-deazaguanine (preQ0) to 7-aminomethyl-7-deazaguanine (preQ1) in queuosine biosynthesis), translating to MSVYDKHQALSGLTLGKATPYHDRYDAALLQPVPRSLNRDPLGIYPDNLPFHGTDIWTLYELSWLNHRGVPQVAVGEMHLNAESLNLIESKSFKLYLNSFNQTTFDDWEGVRATLAKDLAQCAQGDVNVTLFKLSELEGQPLAGFTGECIDDQDIQIDSYDFNADYLATNEQDAPVVEETLVSHLLKSNCLITHQPDWGSVQIHYCGKRINREALLRYIVSFRHHNEFHEQCVERIFNDIMRYYQPEKLSVYARYTRRGGLDINPWRSNYPFNAPTGRLPRQ from the coding sequence ATGTCCGTTTATGACAAGCACCAGGCCCTAAGCGGGCTAACACTGGGCAAAGCCACGCCCTATCACGACCGCTATGATGCGGCACTTCTGCAACCCGTGCCACGTAGCCTGAACCGCGATCCACTCGGTATTTATCCTGACAACCTGCCCTTTCATGGTACAGATATCTGGACGCTCTACGAGCTTTCCTGGCTGAATCATCGTGGCGTCCCTCAGGTGGCCGTTGGTGAAATGCACCTTAATGCAGAAAGCCTGAATCTGATTGAATCAAAAAGTTTTAAGCTGTATCTGAACAGCTTTAATCAGACGACATTCGATGATTGGGAAGGTGTTCGCGCAACGCTAGCCAAGGATCTGGCGCAGTGCGCACAGGGGGACGTCAACGTCACGCTTTTCAAACTCAGTGAGCTTGAAGGCCAACCGTTAGCCGGGTTTACTGGTGAATGCATCGACGATCAAGACATTCAGATCGACAGTTACGACTTCAACGCAGACTATCTGGCGACAAACGAGCAAGATGCCCCTGTCGTTGAAGAAACGTTGGTCAGCCACCTACTGAAATCCAACTGCTTGATCACCCATCAGCCCGACTGGGGTTCAGTACAAATTCACTATTGCGGCAAACGCATTAATCGTGAAGCGCTGCTGCGCTACATTGTTTCGTTTCGCCATCATAACGAATTTCACGAACAGTGTGTGGAACGAATTTTTAACGACATCATGCGCTATTACCAGCCGGAAAAACTCAGCGTTTACGCACGCTATACCCGGCGCGGCGGGCTGGATATCAACCCGTGGCGCAGTAACTACCCGTTTAACGCGCCAACTGGCCGCCTGCCACGCCAGTAA
- the syd gene encoding SecY-interacting protein gives MEHEVVSALAAFTQRYVACWQQEKGHLPASEALYGIASPCIVENHEETVYWSPQPFVPSAALDGVERALEISLHPDVHAFYTAQYAGDMAAQFDSLSCQLLQVWSEEDFTRMQENLIGHLLTQKRLKLTPTLFLATTDSEMTMVSLCNVSGEIVLEEFGTKKRQILAPTLAAFLSGLNPLAV, from the coding sequence ATGGAGCATGAAGTTGTTTCGGCGCTAGCGGCGTTTACCCAGCGCTATGTTGCTTGTTGGCAACAGGAAAAGGGGCATTTACCTGCCAGTGAAGCACTTTACGGCATAGCCTCCCCGTGTATTGTTGAAAATCATGAGGAGACAGTTTACTGGTCGCCGCAGCCTTTCGTTCCTTCTGCCGCATTGGATGGCGTGGAGCGCGCGCTGGAAATCAGCCTGCATCCAGATGTTCACGCTTTCTACACCGCACAGTATGCCGGGGATATGGCGGCGCAGTTTGATTCACTATCCTGCCAACTGCTGCAAGTGTGGAGTGAAGAGGATTTCACCCGTATGCAGGAGAACCTGATTGGTCATTTGTTAACGCAGAAACGCCTTAAGCTCACGCCTACGCTGTTTTTAGCGACGACGGATTCTGAGATGACAATGGTGTCGTTATGTAATGTTTCTGGGGAGATTGTCCTGGAAGAATTCGGCACGAAAAAGCGTCAAATCTTAGCCCCGACGCTAGCAGCGTTCCTTTCTGGCCTTAACCCGTTAGCAGTCTAA
- a CDS encoding amidohydrolase, which translates to MKFNVKMLSVTLGLFTSHAFAHTVYENARIYTVNDQQPTASVLVVDQGKIIYVGGRDGAKPFKTTAAELVDLEGKTVLPGFIESHAHPATVAVMEAGDFVYVDGAATLTQILSQLKDYLTAHPNANYLLAQGFNVASLGLPQEGLPTAADLDTVSTRVPIVVYDSGMHAGWANSAALKVAHVDANTPDPIPGKHYFERDNKGNPTGFMHESAMHRVVDAQQFNAVENVAEKLQPILKTYHSLGFTAITDVGDTFSTTVAAIARLNEQGKLKVYYQRGYFYDAAKSTEQNIASLKALREKYHQGNLSMNLYKLFMDGTIEMDSGAMYRPYPNGKVVEPFLSQKQINDNVAAALKAGFSVHVHAIGDKAQQSILDAFEANKKINPHLARVIAHNQVFEPQGVQKFAAMKDNLFLQTTPNWTVVNEKDETKSKIGSAAYNHQYLLGQVVREGVAVTFGSDYPANTFDAVNPFSQMYHAIKRGQPNAGYLPPIEAAMTLDQSLQAYTINGAKQLGISDITGSLEKGKNADFIIVDTDIGSADLEKLKNTKVLATYFKGEKVY; encoded by the coding sequence ATGAAATTCAATGTAAAAATGCTGTCAGTCACACTTGGCTTGTTTACCAGCCATGCTTTCGCACACACCGTCTATGAAAATGCACGGATTTATACCGTTAATGATCAACAGCCAACGGCCTCAGTTCTGGTCGTGGATCAGGGCAAAATTATCTATGTCGGTGGACGTGATGGTGCGAAGCCTTTTAAAACAACCGCTGCTGAATTGGTTGATTTAGAAGGAAAAACTGTACTTCCCGGTTTTATTGAGAGCCACGCTCATCCAGCAACGGTAGCGGTGATGGAGGCGGGCGATTTTGTGTATGTTGACGGTGCGGCAACGCTGACGCAGATCCTTAGCCAATTAAAAGATTATTTAACCGCACACCCGAACGCGAACTATTTGTTGGCACAAGGATTTAACGTTGCTTCACTTGGTTTACCACAAGAAGGGCTGCCGACGGCTGCTGATTTAGATACGGTATCCACGCGTGTTCCGATCGTGGTTTATGACAGCGGCATGCATGCGGGATGGGCGAATAGCGCAGCGTTGAAGGTTGCTCACGTCGATGCGAATACGCCTGACCCTATTCCTGGTAAACACTATTTTGAGCGCGATAACAAAGGCAACCCTACCGGTTTTATGCACGAAAGTGCGATGCACCGTGTTGTTGATGCGCAGCAATTTAACGCGGTAGAAAACGTTGCTGAGAAACTTCAACCGATTTTAAAGACCTACCACTCGCTGGGGTTTACGGCGATTACCGACGTTGGCGATACGTTTAGCACGACAGTGGCTGCCATTGCCCGCTTAAACGAGCAGGGGAAACTGAAGGTCTATTATCAGCGCGGCTATTTTTATGATGCTGCCAAATCGACCGAACAAAATATTGCCAGCCTTAAAGCCCTGCGTGAAAAATATCACCAGGGCAATTTGTCGATGAATCTGTATAAGCTATTTATGGATGGCACGATTGAAATGGATTCGGGGGCGATGTACCGGCCTTATCCCAACGGCAAGGTCGTCGAACCCTTTTTAAGCCAGAAACAGATTAACGACAATGTCGCAGCGGCGTTGAAAGCGGGTTTCTCGGTGCATGTACACGCGATAGGCGATAAAGCGCAGCAGTCGATTTTAGACGCCTTTGAGGCTAACAAAAAAATTAACCCGCATTTGGCTCGCGTGATTGCCCATAACCAAGTGTTTGAGCCACAGGGTGTGCAGAAATTTGCCGCAATGAAGGACAATCTATTCCTGCAAACGACGCCAAACTGGACGGTGGTCAATGAAAAAGATGAGACCAAATCCAAAATTGGTAGTGCTGCATACAATCATCAATATCTGCTCGGGCAAGTGGTACGCGAGGGCGTCGCGGTAACCTTCGGTTCTGATTATCCCGCTAATACCTTTGATGCGGTGAACCCGTTCAGCCAAATGTATCATGCCATCAAACGCGGTCAGCCGAATGCTGGCTACCTTCCTCCAATTGAGGCTGCAATGACGTTAGATCAAAGCTTGCAGGCTTACACAATTAACGGTGCGAAACAGCTTGGTATCAGTGATATCACCGGCAGTCTTGAGAAAGGGAAAAACGCCGACTTTATTATTGTAGATACCGATATTGGCAGCGCAGACCTGGAAAAATTGAAAAATACCAAGGTGTTGGCAACCTATTTCAAAGGGGAAAAAGTGTACTAA